A stretch of DNA from Misgurnus anguillicaudatus chromosome 15, ASM2758022v2, whole genome shotgun sequence:
gcaaagcatttgtgaagccacaacacgcacaaccttgaggcagatgggctacaacaagAAAAGACCCCATCAGGTaacactcatctccactacaaataggaataagaggctacaatttgcacgagctcaccaaaattggacagctgaagactggaaaaatgttgcttggtctgatgagtctcgatttctgttgagacattcagatggtagaatcAGAAATGAGAGTAAACAGAAttagaacatggatccatcattcCTTGTttccactgtgcaggctggtggtggtggtgtaatggggTGGGGGATGTTtccttggcacactttaggccccttagtgctaTTTGGGCATCATTTagatgccacagcctacctgagcattgtttctgaccatgtccatccctttatgaccaccatgtacccatcaaagctcgaatcatttcaaattggtttcttgaacatgacaatgagttcactgtactaaaatggtccccacagtcaccagatctcaacccaatagagcatctttgggatgtggtggaacgggagcttcgtgccctggatgtgcatcccacaaatctccatcaactgcaagatgctatcctatcaatatgggccaacatttctaaagaatgttgaatcaatgccacgtagaatgcAGTTctaaaggcgaaagggggtcaaacacagtattagtatggtgttcctaataatccatATATATATTAAGTGACTTTATACTGTATGTCATCATATAGATCTGAGATCTTTGAATTGCTTTGGTTATCATATAATGCTAATAAACCTAATTTAATTCCATAAAATGCAAAGAAACTTTGAAGAAGAGCAAAACATTGCAAGAATAATTGAACTTATTTTGATGTTAAATGATTTCTTGATattctttgttttgttattaaaaatttGTAATGCATGTCTCTGTAGATTTGGAGTGCGCTTTCCCTGCATGTCTGATGCATATGATAAAGACTTGACACTGCTGGCCAGGAAGACTGTTGAGGAACTGGACTGTGCCTCTTTCCTTCAGGAGGGCGTTTACTGCATGTTGGCTGGGCCGTGCTTTGAGACGATTGCAGAATCCAAGGCTCTGCAGCTGCTTGGGGCAGACGCTGTGGGTATGTACTGTATGATATACTGTAGCATTTTTCTGGAAAGCTGGCACACATCAAAGCGTTCTTGGTAAACGACAAGGAGTCTAATGAGTGCACTATAATTTGCATTGgaacaaataaatattataatgcAAATTTGGGCACATTTGACAGTTTGGCCTGATGATTTCTCTATAATTGTACCCCAGGTATGAGTACCGTTCCAGAGGTAGTGGTCGCTCGACACTGCGGGCTGCGTGTGTTTGGACTTTCTCTTATTACCAACAAGGTGGTGACCGACTATGACAGCAAAGAGAAGGCTAATCATGAAGAAGTGCTGGAAACCACACGCATGCGAACCAAAGACCTCCAAAAGATAATAAGCCACTTGGTGACAAATATGTAGTGCAAccatttacaacattcacaaaAAATTTGAGTTtgctttttaataataatcttaTAGAGtttttcttttgatattttaacaaTGTAGATTTATATGTTACCATATGCTTTTTAATGTATATTGTTCAGGGTTACAGAGTAGCTATATATACTATAGACATTCCAGTGCTTCTTAAGTCTAAATTTAGATCTAGGTCTATTTTGTTTACCTCTGAAAATGTCCATAGCACAATACATAGTGGGGTATTTACTAATACACCACTGTGAGAGGCGTACGAGTTATTAATTTAAGATGTATGTGATGCACTCACGTGGATTTTGAAGAACAACTGAAAATACGCAGCATTACAGAACAATCAGTTTTTGTCAGTCTCGAAAGAAGAGTTAAAGATCAAACTTGAGACTTGATGGAAACAAACACAACTCAAATCCAGTGATGCAATCTTCAGATTGATTTTCTAGTAGAGTTTAAAGCAGGACAGTGgcaattatttaacaaatgatCAATTGATCAGTTTTATGTTTTATCTTATTCAATTTTTTgaatcaaagttttattttgttgtcTGCAAATAATAACTGAAGATGTTAATATATAATAACAATATCTCTTTGCACATTTTAGATTATTTTAGAGATAATATGTATagcaaatataacaaaaaatacaccatATAATATGTGTTCTGTGGTGAATTATTTCCATAATTGGTATTCAGTTCTTCCCTGTTCCTGTTTTGGGATTCTTTGCATGTTTTGTTGTTTCTAACAAAGCaataattaaaggtgcagtgtgtaatttttagaaggatttcttaacagaaatgcaaaataatctacaaaactatattatcagggaagtataaagacctttcataatgaaccgttatgtgtttattaccttagaaaagtacctttttatctacatacaccgagggtccccttacgtggaagtcgccattttgtgccgccattttcctacagaagcccttaacggacaaatatttttactaagttgtctccgacgatgacatgtttgtcctgtggcagctactgtagcttctctatgtgtttcaaaagcgaggggtgagcagtggactaagccgttggtttcAATTCGCaacctaaaatgtacacactgcacctttaaaagtctTTTGCaacacttcaaaaaaaaaaaaaaaacactacagatTTGATCATGCTTAAAGAGTTTTAGGCAAGGCAAGTATTCATATTAAAAGTACAAAAGAGACCAATGATAACAGTTCAGTTTACATTATGCATCTCTACGTTTGCTTTTCTAAGCATGAATAACCAAACAAAATGTTAGACATGCCACCTGACCCCCGGGTCACTACATTATTGATAAATCTCGCCAAGCCACATCTAAAGTAGAGAtgaaattaaatattaacaacGTCAAGCTTTTGGCAAGTCTGTCACCAAGCAAAAACCTTGAAATCAAATTTAACCCGGACACACAGAGGACATAGAGTTGTATTACAATAATGGTCTCTATTGAAGTTCGCAGGTGCAGTCATACTTTAAATAGCTCTGTCATAACCCATTGCCACAGCTCCCCTGAAGTCCAAGaatgaaaacacattttacaGTCAACATTTTACTTCAAAACGCATGCTGGGGTATGTGTAGCATGCAGAAAAGCCATTTATGACACATTGCACATTTA
This window harbors:
- the pnp6 gene encoding purine nucleoside phosphorylase 6 isoform X2, which encodes MSLKKCSSSIIPLFPRDRLFDLSLRFLYYSFANKILLSYISGRCGHGNIQRMQVTYPIRVFFLLGIETLIVTNAAGGLNPEFKVGDIMLIKDHINLPGFAGQNPLCGRNEDRFGVRFPCMSDAYDKDLTLLARKTVEELDCASFLQEGVYCMLAGPCFETIAESKALQLLGADAVGMSTVPEVVVARHCGLRVFGLSLITNKVVTDYDSKEKANHEEVLETTRMRTKDLQKIISHLVTNM